From one Sorangium aterium genomic stretch:
- a CDS encoding ABC transporter substrate-binding protein: MNPQNHVSRRLFLAILGSASVAAGCSREESDAARASQKPASEADAAGRKPKKLSEIVVGFSQTGAESSWRIAHSKSIQEEAEKRHVQLLFADGQNVHNNQVNAVNGFITKGVDVIVIAPQESVGWKPTLKEAKRAGIPVVLTSRGVDAEEDLYATVMVADFVWEGRRAGEWLAKQTNGSARIIELVGTPAADVAVMRKTGFAEAIAKHPDMKIIASQSGDFTRTKGKAVMETLLAAHKGEINAVYAHNDDMALGAIQAIQAAGLKPGQDIQVISIDAVKPAFEAMMEGKLNATVECNPLHGPLLFDTIDKIVRGEKVPKRTIVPGQIFEREQAAAAIGSRPY, translated from the coding sequence ATGAACCCTCAAAACCACGTGTCACGGAGGCTCTTCCTGGCCATCCTGGGCTCGGCGTCCGTCGCCGCCGGCTGCTCCCGCGAGGAGAGCGACGCGGCGCGCGCCTCCCAGAAGCCGGCGTCGGAGGCCGATGCCGCGGGGCGGAAGCCGAAGAAGCTGTCCGAGATCGTGGTCGGCTTCTCGCAGACGGGCGCCGAGAGCTCCTGGAGGATCGCGCACAGCAAGTCGATCCAGGAGGAAGCGGAGAAGCGCCACGTGCAGCTCCTCTTCGCAGACGGCCAGAACGTGCACAACAACCAGGTCAACGCCGTCAACGGGTTCATCACCAAGGGCGTCGACGTCATCGTCATCGCGCCGCAAGAATCCGTGGGCTGGAAGCCCACGTTGAAGGAGGCCAAGCGCGCCGGGATCCCGGTGGTGCTCACGAGCCGGGGCGTGGACGCCGAGGAAGATCTGTACGCGACGGTGATGGTCGCGGACTTCGTCTGGGAGGGGCGCCGGGCAGGCGAGTGGCTCGCGAAGCAGACGAACGGCAGCGCGCGCATCATCGAGCTCGTGGGCACGCCGGCGGCGGACGTGGCGGTGATGCGCAAGACCGGCTTCGCCGAGGCCATCGCGAAGCACCCGGACATGAAGATCATCGCGAGCCAGAGCGGTGACTTCACGCGCACCAAGGGAAAAGCCGTGATGGAGACGCTGCTCGCGGCCCACAAGGGCGAGATCAACGCCGTCTACGCGCACAACGACGACATGGCGCTCGGGGCGATTCAGGCGATCCAGGCGGCGGGGTTGAAACCCGGGCAGGACATCCAGGTGATATCGATCGACGCCGTGAAGCCGGCGTTCGAGGCCATGATGGAGGGGAAGCTGAACGCGACGGTCGAGTGCAACCCCCTGCACGGCCCCCTGCTCTTCGATACGATCGACAAGATCGTGCGCGGTGAGAAGGTGCCGAAGCGCACGATCGTCCCTGGCCAGATCTTCGAACGCGAGCAGGCGGCGGCGGCCATCGGCTCGCGGCCCTACTGA
- a CDS encoding MXAN_6577-like cysteine-rich protein: MNRHGFRVGQALSMAALWVPAAVLSATSACGGDDALAPRCEAPYSVCDGVCVALHADPEHCGACGQECPAGAACVKGACEPLGTGGDGGGDGGSGGGGDGGGPSECREGRYVKRCGDECVDTRTDPDHCGKCGAQCPSGRACAGSTCRPICLPGLTDCAGSCVDLAADPQHCGRCDRACDPGRSCEGGTCACSAEPSRDIGSAVPQRVTGTTLGADDDRWLTCAGPGAADQAFLFTAPRAGTYLFDTFESPYDTTLGALRADTCEELACNDNAGSLQSQLSVDLAEGERILVVVSGARGAQGDFTLRVAEPGPVQCAPTALDPVVPQTVTGTTVLREDTVSATCDISATPDATYSFTAPSDGTYVFSAHAPSDLIVEVLDGGTCTGPSLSCRYGAGESNAFATLEAGQTVLVAVADPAGPLASFTLDLFEAPPCPGVQIGGPLPQTVTGNNEHLRNLISACATFSTGGEATYGFTAPREGLYTFDASGSSFPVLMEARHASCAGELIACVDGLFEPALITLSLTAGETVVLVVDTAGATGDYRLEVDEVPCPLIDLGSTVPQTVTGTTADLADHLAPDCASRGAPEATYRFTAPADALYVFDTNGSALDTVLEVLDGSCSGPSLRCNDNVDPAGVVTHSRASLFLSAGQTVIVSVDSASTSGDYTLNITQREAPPCPLFELDAVVPQSVTGNTEGYPDLLAPSCASVPGGEATYSFTAPVEGFYRMNTVGSAVDTVLSVRDGGCEGDEMACVNDSTDSSKLVWLDAGQTALISVDSHGAEGAYMLNVDLFDGTGTCDKPIELTPLASQTATGTTKGSLAEVDASCGGIDAPEVVYLFTAPEAGTYTIDTAGSDYDTVLAVFDGDCYGEEIACSDDVLGEELHLFTSKVTVSLDAGQTIVIVVDGAFQESGVYELNIHP; encoded by the coding sequence ATGAACAGACACGGTTTTCGCGTCGGACAGGCGCTGTCGATGGCCGCGCTCTGGGTGCCTGCCGCGGTCCTCTCGGCGACGTCCGCGTGCGGCGGCGACGACGCCCTGGCGCCGCGCTGCGAGGCTCCCTACTCGGTCTGCGACGGCGTCTGCGTGGCGCTGCACGCCGATCCGGAGCACTGCGGCGCGTGCGGCCAGGAATGTCCGGCCGGGGCGGCGTGCGTGAAGGGCGCCTGCGAGCCGCTGGGGACCGGCGGTGACGGCGGCGGCGACGGTGGCAGCGGCGGCGGAGGTGACGGCGGCGGGCCATCCGAGTGCCGCGAGGGCCGCTACGTGAAGCGCTGCGGCGACGAGTGCGTCGACACGCGCACCGACCCGGACCATTGCGGCAAGTGCGGCGCGCAGTGCCCGTCGGGCCGCGCGTGCGCCGGCTCCACATGCCGGCCGATCTGCCTCCCGGGCCTCACCGACTGCGCCGGCAGCTGCGTGGACCTCGCCGCAGATCCGCAGCACTGCGGCCGGTGCGATCGCGCGTGCGACCCCGGGCGCTCGTGCGAAGGCGGCACCTGCGCGTGCAGCGCCGAGCCCTCCCGGGACATCGGCTCCGCCGTCCCGCAGCGGGTGACCGGCACGACGCTCGGCGCCGACGACGACCGCTGGCTGACCTGCGCGGGGCCCGGCGCGGCCGATCAGGCGTTCCTGTTCACGGCGCCTCGCGCGGGGACCTACCTGTTCGACACCTTCGAGTCTCCCTACGACACGACGCTCGGCGCGCTGCGGGCCGACACGTGCGAGGAGCTCGCCTGCAACGACAACGCGGGGAGCCTCCAGTCGCAGCTCTCCGTCGATCTCGCCGAGGGCGAGCGCATCCTCGTGGTGGTGAGCGGCGCGCGCGGCGCGCAGGGCGACTTCACGCTCCGCGTGGCCGAGCCCGGGCCGGTCCAGTGCGCGCCGACCGCCCTCGATCCCGTCGTGCCGCAGACGGTGACGGGCACGACCGTCTTGCGCGAGGACACGGTGTCCGCGACCTGCGACATCAGCGCGACCCCGGACGCGACGTACTCGTTCACGGCCCCGTCGGACGGCACCTACGTGTTCAGCGCGCACGCCCCGTCGGACCTGATCGTCGAGGTCCTCGACGGCGGCACATGCACGGGCCCCTCGCTCAGCTGCCGCTACGGCGCCGGCGAGTCGAACGCGTTCGCGACGCTCGAGGCCGGTCAGACGGTGCTCGTCGCCGTGGCGGACCCGGCCGGCCCGCTGGCGAGCTTCACGCTGGATCTCTTCGAGGCCCCGCCGTGCCCGGGCGTCCAGATCGGCGGACCCCTGCCGCAGACGGTGACCGGGAACAACGAGCACCTCCGCAACCTGATCTCGGCGTGCGCGACGTTCTCGACCGGGGGCGAGGCGACCTACGGCTTCACGGCGCCGCGCGAGGGCCTCTACACGTTCGACGCGTCCGGCTCGAGCTTCCCCGTCCTCATGGAGGCGCGCCACGCCTCGTGCGCCGGCGAGCTCATCGCGTGCGTCGACGGCCTGTTCGAGCCGGCGCTCATCACGCTCTCGCTCACGGCCGGCGAGACCGTCGTCCTCGTGGTGGATACCGCGGGCGCGACGGGCGACTACCGGCTCGAGGTCGACGAGGTGCCGTGCCCGTTGATCGATCTCGGCTCGACGGTGCCGCAGACGGTCACGGGGACGACCGCGGATCTCGCCGATCACCTGGCGCCGGACTGCGCCTCTCGCGGGGCCCCCGAGGCGACGTACCGCTTCACCGCCCCGGCCGACGCGCTCTACGTCTTCGACACGAACGGCTCGGCGCTCGATACGGTCCTGGAGGTGCTGGACGGCTCGTGCTCTGGTCCCTCGCTCAGGTGCAATGACAACGTGGACCCCGCGGGGGTCGTCACCCACTCGCGGGCGAGCCTGTTCCTCTCCGCCGGTCAGACGGTGATCGTCTCCGTGGACAGCGCGTCGACGAGCGGCGATTACACGCTCAACATCACCCAGCGGGAGGCGCCGCCGTGCCCTCTCTTCGAGCTCGACGCCGTGGTCCCGCAGTCGGTCACGGGCAACACCGAGGGCTATCCCGATCTCCTGGCGCCCTCCTGCGCCTCGGTCCCCGGCGGCGAGGCGACGTACAGCTTCACCGCGCCTGTGGAGGGGTTCTACCGCATGAACACCGTGGGTTCCGCGGTCGATACGGTCCTGTCCGTGCGCGACGGCGGGTGCGAGGGCGACGAGATGGCCTGCGTCAACGACAGCACGGACTCGAGCAAGCTCGTGTGGCTGGACGCCGGCCAGACCGCCCTGATCAGCGTCGACAGCCACGGCGCGGAGGGCGCCTACATGCTCAACGTGGACCTGTTCGACGGCACCGGCACGTGCGATAAGCCCATCGAGCTCACGCCCCTCGCCTCCCAGACCGCGACGGGGACGACCAAGGGGAGCCTCGCCGAGGTGGACGCGAGCTGCGGCGGCATCGACGCGCCTGAGGTGGTCTATCTGTTCACCGCCCCGGAGGCGGGGACGTACACGATCGATACGGCCGGCTCCGACTACGACACCGTGCTCGCCGTCTTCGACGGAGACTGCTACGGCGAGGAGATCGCGTGCAGCGACGACGTGCTCGGGGAGGAGCTGCACCTGTTCACGTCGAAGGTCACGGTGTCGCTCGACGCTGGGCAGACCATCGTCATCGTGGTCGACGGCGCGTTCCAGGAATCCGGCGTTTACGAGCTCAACATCCATCCGTAA
- a CDS encoding alpha/beta fold hydrolase, whose translation MISGVVEPVRLGKTALPDGRRLGWAEWGPEDGIPVLLCPGGATSRSMGFGGDIVGGLGVRLISVDRPGLGASDQAPDRTLGDWAQDIRRFLEARQLSGVAAVGFSAGAPFALACAAAGVVAGVAVVAGTDELANPVFADALAPDVRRLVELVATDPGRAEAFFAGFSAEAMWSFVIPTLADVDRAVYTAPVFERVYRRAMDEAFSQGPAGYARDTVLTMSPWPFDPGSIRAPVDLWYGARDTSTVHSPDFGASLAGRLRAAERRVLPEAGGSLLWTHAEAILRSLLGRTRGR comes from the coding sequence ATGATCAGCGGCGTGGTGGAGCCGGTCCGGCTCGGGAAGACGGCGCTTCCAGACGGCCGGCGGCTGGGCTGGGCGGAGTGGGGACCGGAGGACGGCATCCCGGTGCTGCTCTGCCCCGGCGGCGCCACGAGCCGGTCGATGGGGTTCGGGGGCGACATCGTCGGCGGGCTCGGCGTGCGGCTGATCTCCGTGGATCGCCCGGGGCTCGGGGCGTCGGACCAGGCCCCGGACCGCACGCTCGGCGACTGGGCGCAGGACATACGGCGCTTCCTCGAGGCGCGGCAGCTGTCCGGCGTGGCGGCCGTCGGGTTCTCGGCGGGCGCGCCGTTCGCCCTGGCCTGCGCGGCGGCCGGCGTCGTGGCTGGCGTGGCCGTGGTCGCCGGGACCGATGAGCTGGCGAATCCGGTGTTCGCCGATGCGCTGGCGCCGGACGTGCGGCGGCTCGTGGAGCTCGTGGCGACCGACCCTGGGCGCGCGGAGGCGTTCTTCGCCGGGTTCAGCGCCGAGGCGATGTGGAGCTTCGTCATTCCGACGCTCGCGGACGTCGACCGCGCGGTGTACACCGCCCCGGTGTTCGAGCGCGTTTACCGGCGCGCGATGGATGAGGCGTTCTCGCAGGGGCCGGCCGGCTATGCGCGCGACACGGTGCTGACGATGAGCCCGTGGCCGTTCGACCCAGGGAGCATCCGCGCGCCGGTCGACCTGTGGTACGGCGCGCGGGACACGAGCACGGTGCACTCGCCGGACTTCGGTGCGTCGCTCGCCGGGCGGCTGCGCGCGGCAGAGCGGCGCGTGCTCCCGGAGGCGGGAGGGTCGCTGCTGTGGACGCATGCGGAGGCGATCCTGCGCTCGCTGCTGGGACGCACGCGCGGGAGGTGA
- a CDS encoding sugar ABC transporter ATP-binding protein: MPVSKALLSVEGLSKSFPGVRALHDVHVEARAGEIQALMGENGAGKSTLIKLLTGVYSPDAGTLRLGGTVIRPTSPRHAESLGISAVHQEISLIPHLSIADNIMLGRQPRRFGLIDGRAVRAKAREALARLSLDLDVSRSVAALPTALQQMVAIARALAVDARILILDEPTSSLDEAETLRLFDVMRGLKAQGLAILFVTHFLDQVYAVSDTITVLRNGCLVGQYASSALPRLELVQAMLGVKLGAKDRAAPGGPAGPGGEASAAEPALTARGLERKGVIGPIDLALRPGEVVGLAGLLGSGRSETARMLFGIEPADRGELAVNGRATEIKTPRHAIRAGLAYCPEDRKVDGIIPNLSVRENLLLALQASQGALRVLPRHERERLVQHYIKTLSIKTPSPETPVKLLSGGNQQKVLLARWMAMQPRILLLDEPTRGVDIGAKLEIEALVKSLSEKGVATVLISSELEEVARNCYRVVVLRDRKQQGELVGESVTPSSIIQAIAHQKEAPSDA; encoded by the coding sequence ATGCCTGTCTCGAAAGCCTTGCTCTCTGTCGAGGGCCTCAGCAAATCGTTCCCCGGAGTTCGCGCTCTGCACGACGTGCACGTCGAGGCGCGCGCCGGCGAGATCCAGGCGTTGATGGGGGAGAACGGGGCCGGCAAGTCGACGCTGATCAAGCTGCTCACCGGCGTCTATTCTCCCGACGCCGGGACCTTGCGCCTCGGCGGTACGGTGATCCGGCCGACCTCTCCCCGCCACGCTGAATCGCTGGGGATCAGCGCGGTGCACCAGGAAATCAGCCTGATCCCGCACCTCTCCATCGCGGACAACATCATGCTGGGCCGGCAGCCTCGGCGCTTCGGCCTGATCGACGGGCGCGCCGTCCGCGCGAAGGCGCGTGAGGCCCTCGCGCGCCTCTCGCTGGATCTCGACGTGTCGCGATCGGTGGCGGCGCTGCCCACCGCGCTGCAGCAGATGGTCGCGATCGCCCGCGCGCTCGCCGTGGACGCGCGGATCCTGATCCTGGATGAGCCCACCTCCAGCCTGGATGAAGCGGAGACGCTGCGGCTCTTCGACGTCATGCGGGGGCTGAAGGCGCAGGGGTTGGCGATCCTCTTCGTGACTCACTTCCTGGATCAGGTCTACGCGGTCAGCGACACGATCACGGTGCTCAGGAATGGCTGCTTGGTGGGGCAGTACGCGAGCAGCGCGCTGCCTCGCCTGGAGCTCGTCCAGGCGATGCTGGGCGTCAAGCTCGGCGCAAAAGACAGGGCCGCGCCAGGCGGCCCCGCCGGTCCGGGAGGGGAGGCGAGCGCCGCGGAGCCGGCGCTCACCGCGCGCGGCCTCGAGAGAAAGGGGGTCATCGGACCCATCGACCTCGCGCTGCGGCCCGGCGAGGTGGTGGGGCTGGCGGGGCTGCTCGGCTCGGGTCGAAGCGAGACCGCCAGGATGCTCTTCGGGATCGAGCCCGCCGATCGCGGCGAGCTCGCGGTGAACGGACGCGCGACCGAGATCAAGACGCCGCGGCACGCGATCCGGGCCGGCCTCGCGTACTGCCCGGAAGACCGCAAGGTGGATGGCATCATCCCGAACCTCTCCGTGCGAGAGAACCTCCTGCTCGCCTTGCAGGCCTCCCAGGGGGCGCTGCGGGTGCTCCCGCGCCACGAGCGGGAGCGTCTGGTCCAGCACTACATCAAGACCCTGAGCATCAAGACGCCGTCCCCGGAGACGCCCGTCAAGCTGCTCTCGGGCGGCAACCAGCAGAAGGTGCTGCTCGCGCGTTGGATGGCCATGCAGCCGCGGATCCTGCTGCTCGACGAGCCCACGCGCGGCGTGGACATCGGCGCCAAGCTGGAGATCGAGGCGCTGGTGAAGTCGCTCAGCGAGAAGGGGGTCGCCACGGTCTTGATCTCGTCGGAGCTCGAGGAGGTCGCGCGCAACTGCTACAGGGTGGTGGTCCTGAGAGACCGCAAGCAGCAGGGCGAGCTCGTGGGAGAGTCCGTGACGCCTTCGTCCATCATCCAGGCCATCGCCCATCAGAAGGAGGCGCCGTCCGATGCTTGA
- a CDS encoding CPBP family intramembrane glutamic endopeptidase yields the protein MSPTRNILRAPLSRRSMPRPVARFFLLAYAITWLCQLPLLLQQWGADIPPGVAMAPLVLGAVGPSLAAAVCAWKEGGRAGLSGLLSPNRAPTGWGYAPLALCMPAALHLLGLALLALAGGSLPATLLYMPVTPEHRGIAVLAPLGEELGWRGYALRRLLPAQGPVRASLVLGVAWTFWHLPAMCLPGVPWWSWPLSLLFITSLSVLMTALHLRSGGSVLVAWAAHLGIHFDNVSRAHMSGDGAAPLLVTTIVALVAAVITARRMQVQTRSAATAQPAPRPA from the coding sequence GTGAGCCCCACGCGGAACATCCTGCGCGCGCCGCTGTCCCGCCGGTCCATGCCTCGTCCGGTGGCCCGGTTCTTCCTCCTCGCCTACGCCATCACATGGCTCTGCCAGCTGCCCCTGCTGCTCCAGCAGTGGGGCGCCGACATCCCTCCCGGCGTCGCCATGGCGCCGCTCGTGCTCGGCGCCGTCGGCCCCTCGCTCGCGGCCGCGGTGTGCGCCTGGAAGGAGGGCGGCCGAGCGGGGCTCTCCGGGCTCCTGTCACCCAACCGCGCCCCGACGGGCTGGGGCTACGCGCCGCTCGCGCTGTGCATGCCGGCGGCGCTGCACCTCCTCGGCCTCGCGCTGCTGGCGCTCGCCGGCGGGAGCCTGCCGGCGACGCTCCTCTATATGCCTGTCACACCGGAACACCGAGGGATCGCCGTCCTCGCCCCGCTGGGTGAGGAGCTGGGATGGCGCGGCTATGCCCTCCGGCGGCTCCTTCCGGCGCAAGGACCCGTGCGCGCCAGCCTCGTCCTCGGCGTCGCATGGACGTTCTGGCACCTGCCCGCCATGTGCCTGCCGGGCGTCCCGTGGTGGTCGTGGCCGCTCAGCCTCCTGTTCATCACGTCGCTCAGCGTGCTGATGACGGCGCTGCACCTCCGCTCCGGCGGCAGCGTGCTCGTCGCGTGGGCGGCGCACCTGGGCATCCACTTCGACAACGTCTCTCGCGCGCACATGTCCGGCGACGGCGCCGCGCCGCTCCTGGTCACGACGATCGTCGCGCTCGTGGCCGCGGTGATCACCGCGCGGCGGATGCAGGTACAGACGCGAAGCGCCGCCACGGCGCAGCCAGCGCCCCGCCCGGCGTGA
- a CDS encoding U32 family peptidase, giving the protein MEAAVRGGADAVYFGLRGGAAGGGAASPFNARARAANFDAAELEEAVRFLHAHGVKGYVTLNTLVFDDELPAVRGAIEACAAAGVDAVIVQDLGVMRLARALAPGLPIHASTQMTCTDAAGVELARSLGAARVILARELSLDDIAAIRRATDVELEVFVHGALCIAYSGQCLTSEAIGGRSANRGACAQACRLPYRLVVDGALRDLGDAAYLLSPEDLDATDAIPDLVALGVASVKIEGRLKGPEYVGATARLYRAAIDAAVGAGAGPGATDREAALQAFSRGSGPGFLRGVDHQRLVDGRTCDHRGIEVGEARGAGRRRGHEVVVVRAAQPLARGEGILVEGGFAGEGEIGGRIWGLWAAGREVERAPAGGDVEVWLGPDRRLPEDVLSGARGLRGRRVFRTSDPVATRAVREALDRAPRRVAIDVRLEGRLGERPRLSAATEGGASASVEIDTPLGRADRSPLDEATLRKQLDRLGDTPFVLRGLGLSLDGPALVPPSALNRARRALVAALIEASHRPHPSAPLEAEGLVAGIAPPDAPPPAPGLFVLCRNVVQARAALDAGASGVYLDFLEMVGLGAAARELMAAGASVGVAPPRIRKPGEEKIDRYLLSLGPAAILVRSLGALLDATPGVPRIGDFSLNVTNKLAAREVLSRGLAAFTPSFDLDAAQLESLLDSPFGPFAEVVVHHPMPLFHMEHCVIAAALSEGKDHRTCGRPCEQHALSLRDRAGMDHPLEADVGCRNTVFHAAPQSAAHLVPRLAKSGVRRFRIELVREDAEGARRVVEAYRRLLAGEVAPAEVARGLRAEGSYGVVRGSLRVLQA; this is encoded by the coding sequence ATGGAAGCCGCCGTGCGCGGCGGGGCCGATGCCGTCTACTTCGGCCTCCGGGGGGGCGCCGCGGGAGGCGGCGCGGCGTCGCCCTTCAACGCCCGCGCGCGGGCCGCGAACTTCGACGCGGCGGAGCTCGAGGAGGCGGTGCGCTTCCTCCACGCCCACGGCGTGAAGGGCTACGTCACCCTGAACACGCTGGTGTTCGACGACGAGCTCCCGGCGGTCCGCGGCGCGATCGAGGCGTGCGCCGCGGCCGGCGTCGACGCGGTCATCGTCCAGGACCTCGGGGTGATGCGCCTCGCGCGGGCGCTCGCGCCCGGGCTCCCGATCCACGCCTCCACGCAGATGACCTGCACCGACGCGGCCGGCGTCGAGCTCGCGCGATCGCTCGGCGCCGCGCGCGTCATCCTCGCCCGGGAGCTCTCGCTCGACGACATCGCCGCCATCCGCCGGGCGACCGACGTCGAGCTCGAGGTCTTCGTCCACGGCGCGCTCTGCATCGCCTACTCGGGGCAGTGCCTGACGAGCGAGGCCATCGGCGGCCGCAGCGCCAACCGCGGCGCCTGCGCCCAGGCCTGCCGCCTGCCGTACCGCCTCGTCGTCGACGGCGCGCTGCGCGACCTCGGCGACGCGGCCTACCTCCTGTCGCCGGAGGACCTCGACGCTACCGACGCCATCCCCGACCTCGTCGCGCTCGGCGTCGCCTCGGTGAAGATCGAGGGGCGACTCAAGGGCCCGGAGTACGTCGGCGCCACCGCGCGGCTCTACCGCGCCGCGATCGACGCGGCGGTCGGCGCGGGAGCGGGCCCCGGGGCCACGGACCGGGAGGCGGCGCTCCAGGCGTTCTCGCGGGGCTCGGGCCCCGGCTTCCTGCGCGGCGTCGACCACCAGCGCCTTGTCGACGGCCGCACCTGCGATCACCGCGGCATCGAGGTCGGCGAGGCGCGCGGCGCCGGGCGCCGGCGCGGCCACGAGGTGGTGGTCGTCCGCGCCGCGCAGCCGCTCGCGCGCGGCGAGGGGATCCTCGTGGAGGGCGGGTTCGCCGGCGAGGGCGAGATCGGCGGCCGCATCTGGGGCCTGTGGGCCGCTGGCCGCGAGGTCGAGCGCGCGCCGGCGGGGGGCGACGTCGAGGTCTGGCTCGGGCCGGACCGGCGCCTGCCGGAGGACGTGCTGAGCGGCGCGCGGGGGCTGCGCGGGCGCCGGGTCTTTCGCACGAGCGACCCCGTCGCCACGCGCGCGGTCCGCGAGGCGCTCGACCGCGCCCCGCGGCGGGTGGCGATCGACGTCCGCCTCGAGGGCCGCCTCGGCGAGCGCCCGCGGCTCTCGGCGGCGACGGAGGGCGGGGCGTCGGCCTCGGTCGAGATCGACACCCCGCTCGGCCGCGCCGATCGATCGCCGCTCGACGAGGCCACGCTGCGGAAGCAGCTGGATCGGCTGGGCGACACGCCGTTCGTCCTCCGCGGCCTCGGGCTGTCGCTCGACGGGCCAGCGCTCGTGCCGCCGTCGGCGCTCAACCGCGCCCGCCGGGCGCTCGTCGCGGCGCTGATCGAGGCGTCGCACCGCCCCCATCCGTCGGCGCCGCTGGAGGCCGAGGGGCTCGTCGCCGGGATCGCTCCGCCGGACGCCCCGCCGCCGGCGCCGGGCCTCTTCGTGCTGTGCCGCAACGTGGTGCAGGCGCGGGCGGCGCTCGACGCCGGCGCGAGCGGCGTCTACCTCGATTTCCTGGAGATGGTCGGCCTCGGCGCCGCGGCGCGCGAGCTGATGGCGGCCGGGGCCTCCGTCGGGGTGGCGCCGCCGCGGATCCGCAAGCCGGGCGAGGAGAAGATCGACAGGTACCTGCTCTCGCTCGGGCCGGCGGCGATCCTGGTCCGCAGCCTGGGCGCGCTGCTCGACGCCACGCCGGGCGTGCCCCGGATCGGCGATTTCTCGCTGAACGTCACGAACAAGCTGGCCGCGCGCGAGGTGCTCTCGCGGGGGCTCGCCGCGTTCACGCCGTCGTTCGATCTCGACGCCGCCCAGCTCGAGTCGCTGCTGGACTCGCCGTTCGGGCCGTTCGCCGAGGTGGTGGTGCACCACCCGATGCCGCTCTTCCACATGGAGCACTGCGTGATCGCGGCGGCCTTGTCCGAGGGCAAGGATCACCGCACCTGCGGCCGCCCGTGCGAGCAGCACGCGCTGTCGCTGCGGGACCGGGCGGGCATGGATCACCCGCTGGAGGCGGACGTGGGGTGTCGGAACACGGTGTTCCACGCGGCGCCGCAGAGCGCGGCGCACCTCGTGCCGAGGCTCGCGAAGAGCGGCGTGCGGCGGTTCCGGATCGAGCTGGTGCGGGAGGACGCCGAGGGGGCGCGGCGCGTGGTGGAGGCGTACCGGCGGCTGCTCGCCGGGGAGGTGGCGCCGGCGGAGGTCGCTCGCGGGCTGCGGGCCGAGGGGAGCTACGGGGTGGTGCGGGGGTCGCTGCGCGTGCTGCAGGCGTGA
- a CDS encoding putative metal-binding motif-containing protein → MVISAATDPLRRLVIVLGCALVTACGASPDRDGDGFDASDDCNDANAEVHPDAAEICDDGIDNDCDLMVDVADAACSGGSGA, encoded by the coding sequence ATGGTGATCTCAGCGGCAACTGACCCTCTCCGGAGGCTCGTGATCGTCCTCGGCTGCGCGCTCGTCACGGCGTGCGGCGCCTCCCCGGATCGAGACGGCGACGGGTTCGACGCGTCGGATGACTGCAACGACGCGAACGCCGAGGTGCACCCGGACGCCGCCGAGATCTGCGACGACGGCATTGATAACGACTGCGATCTCATGGTCGACGTCGCCGACGCGGCCTGCTCCGGCGGATCGGGCGCGTGA
- a CDS encoding CheR family methyltransferase, with protein MIAVAEPGTRTLSDDEFVLFQRLVKRLSGISLGPQKKPLLLCRLGPRLRVLGLRSFGEYYRRVTAAGGEDELVHMLDCICTNETHFFREREQFALLEREILPAWEKSAGHGAPDRGAPRARVRRPLRAWSAACSTGEEPYSIAMTLLDSLSSSDGGGAAGRAPRWAGGAPAGVPGIGVLATDLSVRALEQARRAVWPIERASEIPDERLRAYMLRGTGASAGLMKAGPELRQIVTFRRFNLLDAAPERFGLFDLIFCRNVFIYFDAVTKAEIVAKLIASLAPGGYLFLGHAEGLHGTDPRVRCIAPSVYRLEPLAGLKGSRNQ; from the coding sequence ATGATCGCGGTCGCCGAGCCGGGCACGCGCACGCTCAGCGACGACGAGTTCGTCCTGTTCCAGAGGCTCGTCAAGCGCCTCTCGGGCATCTCGCTGGGCCCGCAGAAGAAGCCGCTCCTGCTCTGCCGGCTCGGGCCCCGGCTCCGCGTGCTCGGCCTCCGCAGCTTCGGCGAGTACTACCGCCGGGTGACCGCGGCGGGCGGCGAGGACGAGCTCGTGCACATGCTCGACTGCATCTGCACCAACGAGACCCATTTCTTCCGGGAACGCGAGCAGTTCGCGCTCCTCGAGCGCGAGATCCTCCCGGCGTGGGAGAAGAGCGCGGGGCACGGCGCGCCGGACCGCGGAGCGCCCCGCGCGCGCGTCCGCCGCCCGCTGCGCGCGTGGAGCGCGGCCTGCTCGACCGGGGAAGAGCCTTACTCGATAGCGATGACGCTGCTCGACAGCCTGTCCTCCTCCGACGGCGGCGGCGCCGCGGGACGGGCGCCTCGCTGGGCAGGCGGCGCGCCGGCGGGCGTTCCGGGGATCGGCGTCCTGGCGACGGACCTGTCCGTCCGTGCGCTCGAGCAGGCGCGGCGCGCGGTGTGGCCGATCGAGCGGGCCTCGGAGATCCCGGACGAGCGCCTGCGCGCCTACATGCTCCGCGGGACGGGCGCAAGCGCGGGCCTGATGAAGGCCGGGCCGGAGCTGCGCCAGATCGTCACCTTCCGGCGCTTCAACCTGCTCGACGCGGCGCCCGAGCGATTCGGCCTGTTCGATCTGATCTTCTGCCGGAACGTCTTCATCTACTTCGACGCCGTGACGAAGGCGGAGATCGTGGCGAAGCTCATCGCCAGCCTCGCGCCCGGAGGGTACCTGTTCCTCGGCCACGCCGAGGGCCTTCACGGGACAGACCCCCGCGTGCGATGCATCGCGCCATCCGTTTATCGGCTCGAGCCTCTGGCAGGGCTCAAGGGAAGCCGGAACCAGTAG